In one Bactrocera tryoni isolate S06 chromosome 5, CSIRO_BtryS06_freeze2, whole genome shotgun sequence genomic region, the following are encoded:
- the LOC120777559 gene encoding uncharacterized protein LOC120777559 isoform X2, with protein MQLEDPRGRYKQLQNERCSTESIAMQPINGSPYHVYPSNNLQAVRAFQAGPGTNTSLHNMSSSPLLSSRGNLELSPLRMQRGSLTQTPRLGNMSRRSTIQETSFTNPIDTDAVVNKIQNMFPTASEDHIRLLLKKYYNREAVVISALQVEKHPVTMPGPYVTPPAQRHLYHSNTVFHLTPPARRLDKGITARGLNGSVAVGSSSRTASPLPGGRFGSVTSVHGGVGSGGGGGGYMAAAAAAAMPFHQGSPRFEQWRSSPKPHSSPKMKLRYLKTIFPKADEMVLLDILASSDNNVQTASEKLISMGYTKRDFIPPKISHRSDHEAAHAAAAAKRAAEETIIPLQPKIYTAEEKTTIQAHMKEKFPQLAERIILMALESVNYAEDRATQILYIVQEEDELHAKKNAVTAAAVTDAAMQSTSGHDAEVILGAADGMHGQGVGAVADDSIISVVVKTPLNSYNDDRKSFQNASTKHNTYAPTSLTSTSFPSPTSSSTAFLSSSLPQSSAACSALKSSTKINATRNIGSKKVAFPSINLTTPTTATTQIILSNSPTCIERHEKETKAPAVVIAAGDVVDSLPNSSTIINPSATSSSTSISPPKALKELHISSELPSSAASTSNLVANEYEKLTTKSILARCNTYASGIQGYLHGTNSNKAANTSASILDKLKLTRLREKTEPLNAAQQDSTDGASTYKKRQDFKSIIGRITTSGHSAELAKGADESLLLADYVTWNGANPDMPQGNNQKQLAQGPDAGKLNERSYTAIGRNPELCKGVQKGLAKGSIYAQLAAAGNTKTANIKCN; from the exons ATGCAGTTGGAGGACCCGCGCGGACGCTATAAGCAGCTGCAGAACGAACGCTGCTCCACCGAATCCATAGCGATGCAG CCCATAAACGGCTCACCCTATCACGTGTATCCAAGCAACAATTTGCAGGCAGTACGTGCCTTTCAGGCCGGTCCTGGCACCAACACAAGTTTGCATAACATGTCATCCAGTCCGCTGCTGTCCTCTCGCGGGAATTTG GAATTATCGCCGTTGCGTATGCAACGCGGCTCACTGACGCAGACGCCACGCTTGGGTAATATGTCACGACGTTCGACCATACAGGAGACTTCCTTCACAAATCCCATCGATACGGATGCGGTGGTCAATAAGATACAAAATATGTTTCCCACCGCCAGCGAGGATCACATACGTTTGCTGCTTAAAAA GTATTACAATCGTGAGGCCGTCGTCATTAGCGCCTTACAGGTGGAGAAGCATCCGGTCACCATGCCAGGTCCCTATGTCACGCCGCCGGCCCAACGTCATCTCTACCATAGCAACACCGTGTTTCATTTGACACCACCAGCGCGCCGCCTGGACAAGGGCATAACGGCACGCGGCCTCAATGGCAGTGTTGCAGTCGGCAGCAGCTCACGCACAGCCAGTCCTCTGCCGGGCGGCCGTTTCGGTAGTGTCACAAGCGTGCATGGTGGCGTTGGGagcggtggcggcggcggtggctATATGGCTGCAGCTGCTGCCGCGGCCATGCCGTTTCATCAGGGTTCGCCGCGCTTCGAACAATGGCGCAGTTCACCGAAGCCGCACTCGTCGCCGAAGATGAAATTGAG ATATTTGAAAACCATTTTCCCCAAAGCAGACGAAATGGTACTACTTGACATACTTGCCAGCTCGGACAACAATGTACAAACCGCTTCTGAGAAACTCATCTCGATGGGCTATACGAAGCGGGACTTTATACCACCAAAAATATCACATCGTTCCGATCACGAAGCTGCGCACGCAGCCGCAGCTGCCAAAAGAGCTGCCGAGGAGACAATTATACCCTTGCAACCAAAGATTTACACAGCGGAggaaaaaacaacaa TACAAGCGCATATGAAGGAGAAATTTCCACAGTTAGCTGAACGGATTATACTCATGGCGCTGGAGTCGGTCAACTATGCTGAGGATCGTGCCACACAAATTCTCTATATCGTGCAAGAAGAGGATGAGTTGCATGCTAAGAAAAATGCCGTTACTGCCGCTGCTGTGACCGATGCAGCAATGCAATCGACGAGTGGACATGATGCCGAAGTGATTTTGGGTGCAGCGGATGGTATGCATGGCCAAGGTGTTGGCGCCGTCGCTGATGATAG TATCATCAGTGTTGTTGTCAAAACACCGTTAAATAGCTACAACGATGACcgcaaaagctttcaaaatgcTTCAACGAAACATAACACATATGCGCCCACATCCTTAACATCAACATCATTCCCATCACCAACATCATCATCAACAGCATTTTTATCATCATCGCTGCCACAATCTTCAGCAGCATGCAGCGCTTTAAAATCCTCCACAAAAATAAACGCCACAAGAAATATTGGTAGCAAAAAGGTAGCATTTCCCTCCATAAACCTAACCACGCCCACTACAGCTACTACACAAATTATACTTTCAAATTCACCCACTTGCATTGAACGCCACGAAAAGGAAACGAAGGCGCCGGCAGTTGTAATAGCAGCTGGTGATGTCGTTGACTCCTTACCCAACTCATCCACAATCATTAATCCATCAGCTACGTCATCATCAACCTCTATATCACCGCCCAAAGCTTTAAAAGAACTTCACATATCATCCGAATTGCCATCTTCCGCTGCATCAACTTCTAATCTAGTCGCCAATGAGTATGAGAAACTGACTACAAAAAGCATACTGGCGCGTTGCAATACATATGCCTCTGGCATCCAGGGATATCTGCATGGCACAAATTCCAATAAAGCTGCCAACACTTCGGCTTCTATTTTGGACAAATTGAAATTGACACGCTTGCGCGAAAAGACCGAACCGCTAAA CGCCGCACAACAAGATTCCACTGATGGCGCAAGTACTTATAAAAAGCGCCAAGATTTTAAATCCATTATAGGGCGTATAACGACAAGTGGACACAGCGCAGAATTGGCTAAAGGCGCAGATGAGAGTTTGCTGCT CGCCGACTATGTAACCTGGAATGGCGCCAATCCCGATATGCCGCAAGGGAACAATCAAAAACAATTGGCACAGGGTCCAGACGCGGGTAAATTAAATGAGCGCAGCTATACAGCCATTGGACGCAATCCGGAACTTTGCAAGGGTGTCCAAAAGGGTTTGGCTAAAGGTAGCATTTATGCTCAACTTGCTGCAGCTGGCAATACGAAAACGGCAAAcattaaatgtaattaa
- the LOC120777559 gene encoding uncharacterized protein LOC120777559 isoform X1, giving the protein MTDAKGQYQKLPPGWDCKYDQATGNCYYINYFTKAMQLEDPRGRYKQLQNERCSTESIAMQPINGSPYHVYPSNNLQAVRAFQAGPGTNTSLHNMSSSPLLSSRGNLELSPLRMQRGSLTQTPRLGNMSRRSTIQETSFTNPIDTDAVVNKIQNMFPTASEDHIRLLLKKYYNREAVVISALQVEKHPVTMPGPYVTPPAQRHLYHSNTVFHLTPPARRLDKGITARGLNGSVAVGSSSRTASPLPGGRFGSVTSVHGGVGSGGGGGGYMAAAAAAAMPFHQGSPRFEQWRSSPKPHSSPKMKLRYLKTIFPKADEMVLLDILASSDNNVQTASEKLISMGYTKRDFIPPKISHRSDHEAAHAAAAAKRAAEETIIPLQPKIYTAEEKTTIQAHMKEKFPQLAERIILMALESVNYAEDRATQILYIVQEEDELHAKKNAVTAAAVTDAAMQSTSGHDAEVILGAADGMHGQGVGAVADDSIISVVVKTPLNSYNDDRKSFQNASTKHNTYAPTSLTSTSFPSPTSSSTAFLSSSLPQSSAACSALKSSTKINATRNIGSKKVAFPSINLTTPTTATTQIILSNSPTCIERHEKETKAPAVVIAAGDVVDSLPNSSTIINPSATSSSTSISPPKALKELHISSELPSSAASTSNLVANEYEKLTTKSILARCNTYASGIQGYLHGTNSNKAANTSASILDKLKLTRLREKTEPLNAAQQDSTDGASTYKKRQDFKSIIGRITTSGHSAELAKGADESLLLADYVTWNGANPDMPQGNNQKQLAQGPDAGKLNERSYTAIGRNPELCKGVQKGLAKGSIYAQLAAAGNTKTANIKCN; this is encoded by the exons atgacGGATGCTAAAGGACAATATCAGAAATTGCCGCCCGGCTGGGATTGCAAATACGACCAAGCAACAGGAAATTG TTACTACATCAACTATTTCACAAAGGCAATGCAGTTGGAGGACCCGCGCGGACGCTATAAGCAGCTGCAGAACGAACGCTGCTCCACCGAATCCATAGCGATGCAG CCCATAAACGGCTCACCCTATCACGTGTATCCAAGCAACAATTTGCAGGCAGTACGTGCCTTTCAGGCCGGTCCTGGCACCAACACAAGTTTGCATAACATGTCATCCAGTCCGCTGCTGTCCTCTCGCGGGAATTTG GAATTATCGCCGTTGCGTATGCAACGCGGCTCACTGACGCAGACGCCACGCTTGGGTAATATGTCACGACGTTCGACCATACAGGAGACTTCCTTCACAAATCCCATCGATACGGATGCGGTGGTCAATAAGATACAAAATATGTTTCCCACCGCCAGCGAGGATCACATACGTTTGCTGCTTAAAAA GTATTACAATCGTGAGGCCGTCGTCATTAGCGCCTTACAGGTGGAGAAGCATCCGGTCACCATGCCAGGTCCCTATGTCACGCCGCCGGCCCAACGTCATCTCTACCATAGCAACACCGTGTTTCATTTGACACCACCAGCGCGCCGCCTGGACAAGGGCATAACGGCACGCGGCCTCAATGGCAGTGTTGCAGTCGGCAGCAGCTCACGCACAGCCAGTCCTCTGCCGGGCGGCCGTTTCGGTAGTGTCACAAGCGTGCATGGTGGCGTTGGGagcggtggcggcggcggtggctATATGGCTGCAGCTGCTGCCGCGGCCATGCCGTTTCATCAGGGTTCGCCGCGCTTCGAACAATGGCGCAGTTCACCGAAGCCGCACTCGTCGCCGAAGATGAAATTGAG ATATTTGAAAACCATTTTCCCCAAAGCAGACGAAATGGTACTACTTGACATACTTGCCAGCTCGGACAACAATGTACAAACCGCTTCTGAGAAACTCATCTCGATGGGCTATACGAAGCGGGACTTTATACCACCAAAAATATCACATCGTTCCGATCACGAAGCTGCGCACGCAGCCGCAGCTGCCAAAAGAGCTGCCGAGGAGACAATTATACCCTTGCAACCAAAGATTTACACAGCGGAggaaaaaacaacaa TACAAGCGCATATGAAGGAGAAATTTCCACAGTTAGCTGAACGGATTATACTCATGGCGCTGGAGTCGGTCAACTATGCTGAGGATCGTGCCACACAAATTCTCTATATCGTGCAAGAAGAGGATGAGTTGCATGCTAAGAAAAATGCCGTTACTGCCGCTGCTGTGACCGATGCAGCAATGCAATCGACGAGTGGACATGATGCCGAAGTGATTTTGGGTGCAGCGGATGGTATGCATGGCCAAGGTGTTGGCGCCGTCGCTGATGATAG TATCATCAGTGTTGTTGTCAAAACACCGTTAAATAGCTACAACGATGACcgcaaaagctttcaaaatgcTTCAACGAAACATAACACATATGCGCCCACATCCTTAACATCAACATCATTCCCATCACCAACATCATCATCAACAGCATTTTTATCATCATCGCTGCCACAATCTTCAGCAGCATGCAGCGCTTTAAAATCCTCCACAAAAATAAACGCCACAAGAAATATTGGTAGCAAAAAGGTAGCATTTCCCTCCATAAACCTAACCACGCCCACTACAGCTACTACACAAATTATACTTTCAAATTCACCCACTTGCATTGAACGCCACGAAAAGGAAACGAAGGCGCCGGCAGTTGTAATAGCAGCTGGTGATGTCGTTGACTCCTTACCCAACTCATCCACAATCATTAATCCATCAGCTACGTCATCATCAACCTCTATATCACCGCCCAAAGCTTTAAAAGAACTTCACATATCATCCGAATTGCCATCTTCCGCTGCATCAACTTCTAATCTAGTCGCCAATGAGTATGAGAAACTGACTACAAAAAGCATACTGGCGCGTTGCAATACATATGCCTCTGGCATCCAGGGATATCTGCATGGCACAAATTCCAATAAAGCTGCCAACACTTCGGCTTCTATTTTGGACAAATTGAAATTGACACGCTTGCGCGAAAAGACCGAACCGCTAAA CGCCGCACAACAAGATTCCACTGATGGCGCAAGTACTTATAAAAAGCGCCAAGATTTTAAATCCATTATAGGGCGTATAACGACAAGTGGACACAGCGCAGAATTGGCTAAAGGCGCAGATGAGAGTTTGCTGCT CGCCGACTATGTAACCTGGAATGGCGCCAATCCCGATATGCCGCAAGGGAACAATCAAAAACAATTGGCACAGGGTCCAGACGCGGGTAAATTAAATGAGCGCAGCTATACAGCCATTGGACGCAATCCGGAACTTTGCAAGGGTGTCCAAAAGGGTTTGGCTAAAGGTAGCATTTATGCTCAACTTGCTGCAGCTGGCAATACGAAAACGGCAAAcattaaatgtaattaa
- the LOC120777559 gene encoding uncharacterized protein LOC120777559 isoform X4, whose protein sequence is MTDAKGQYQKLPPGWDCKYDQATGNCYYINYFTKAMQLEDPRGRYKQLQNERCSTESIAMQPINGSPYHVYPSNNLQAVRAFQAGPGTNTSLHNMSSSPLLSSRGNLELSPLRMQRGSLTQTPRLGNMSRRSTIQETSFTNPIDTDAVVNKIQNMFPTASEDHIRLLLKKYLKTIFPKADEMVLLDILASSDNNVQTASEKLISMGYTKRDFIPPKISHRSDHEAAHAAAAAKRAAEETIIPLQPKIYTAEEKTTIQAHMKEKFPQLAERIILMALESVNYAEDRATQILYIVQEEDELHAKKNAVTAAAVTDAAMQSTSGHDAEVILGAADGMHGQGVGAVADDSIISVVVKTPLNSYNDDRKSFQNASTKHNTYAPTSLTSTSFPSPTSSSTAFLSSSLPQSSAACSALKSSTKINATRNIGSKKVAFPSINLTTPTTATTQIILSNSPTCIERHEKETKAPAVVIAAGDVVDSLPNSSTIINPSATSSSTSISPPKALKELHISSELPSSAASTSNLVANEYEKLTTKSILARCNTYASGIQGYLHGTNSNKAANTSASILDKLKLTRLREKTEPLNAAQQDSTDGASTYKKRQDFKSIIGRITTSGHSAELAKGADESLLLADYVTWNGANPDMPQGNNQKQLAQGPDAGKLNERSYTAIGRNPELCKGVQKGLAKGSIYAQLAAAGNTKTANIKCN, encoded by the exons atgacGGATGCTAAAGGACAATATCAGAAATTGCCGCCCGGCTGGGATTGCAAATACGACCAAGCAACAGGAAATTG TTACTACATCAACTATTTCACAAAGGCAATGCAGTTGGAGGACCCGCGCGGACGCTATAAGCAGCTGCAGAACGAACGCTGCTCCACCGAATCCATAGCGATGCAG CCCATAAACGGCTCACCCTATCACGTGTATCCAAGCAACAATTTGCAGGCAGTACGTGCCTTTCAGGCCGGTCCTGGCACCAACACAAGTTTGCATAACATGTCATCCAGTCCGCTGCTGTCCTCTCGCGGGAATTTG GAATTATCGCCGTTGCGTATGCAACGCGGCTCACTGACGCAGACGCCACGCTTGGGTAATATGTCACGACGTTCGACCATACAGGAGACTTCCTTCACAAATCCCATCGATACGGATGCGGTGGTCAATAAGATACAAAATATGTTTCCCACCGCCAGCGAGGATCACATACGTTTGCTGCTTAAAAA ATATTTGAAAACCATTTTCCCCAAAGCAGACGAAATGGTACTACTTGACATACTTGCCAGCTCGGACAACAATGTACAAACCGCTTCTGAGAAACTCATCTCGATGGGCTATACGAAGCGGGACTTTATACCACCAAAAATATCACATCGTTCCGATCACGAAGCTGCGCACGCAGCCGCAGCTGCCAAAAGAGCTGCCGAGGAGACAATTATACCCTTGCAACCAAAGATTTACACAGCGGAggaaaaaacaacaa TACAAGCGCATATGAAGGAGAAATTTCCACAGTTAGCTGAACGGATTATACTCATGGCGCTGGAGTCGGTCAACTATGCTGAGGATCGTGCCACACAAATTCTCTATATCGTGCAAGAAGAGGATGAGTTGCATGCTAAGAAAAATGCCGTTACTGCCGCTGCTGTGACCGATGCAGCAATGCAATCGACGAGTGGACATGATGCCGAAGTGATTTTGGGTGCAGCGGATGGTATGCATGGCCAAGGTGTTGGCGCCGTCGCTGATGATAG TATCATCAGTGTTGTTGTCAAAACACCGTTAAATAGCTACAACGATGACcgcaaaagctttcaaaatgcTTCAACGAAACATAACACATATGCGCCCACATCCTTAACATCAACATCATTCCCATCACCAACATCATCATCAACAGCATTTTTATCATCATCGCTGCCACAATCTTCAGCAGCATGCAGCGCTTTAAAATCCTCCACAAAAATAAACGCCACAAGAAATATTGGTAGCAAAAAGGTAGCATTTCCCTCCATAAACCTAACCACGCCCACTACAGCTACTACACAAATTATACTTTCAAATTCACCCACTTGCATTGAACGCCACGAAAAGGAAACGAAGGCGCCGGCAGTTGTAATAGCAGCTGGTGATGTCGTTGACTCCTTACCCAACTCATCCACAATCATTAATCCATCAGCTACGTCATCATCAACCTCTATATCACCGCCCAAAGCTTTAAAAGAACTTCACATATCATCCGAATTGCCATCTTCCGCTGCATCAACTTCTAATCTAGTCGCCAATGAGTATGAGAAACTGACTACAAAAAGCATACTGGCGCGTTGCAATACATATGCCTCTGGCATCCAGGGATATCTGCATGGCACAAATTCCAATAAAGCTGCCAACACTTCGGCTTCTATTTTGGACAAATTGAAATTGACACGCTTGCGCGAAAAGACCGAACCGCTAAA CGCCGCACAACAAGATTCCACTGATGGCGCAAGTACTTATAAAAAGCGCCAAGATTTTAAATCCATTATAGGGCGTATAACGACAAGTGGACACAGCGCAGAATTGGCTAAAGGCGCAGATGAGAGTTTGCTGCT CGCCGACTATGTAACCTGGAATGGCGCCAATCCCGATATGCCGCAAGGGAACAATCAAAAACAATTGGCACAGGGTCCAGACGCGGGTAAATTAAATGAGCGCAGCTATACAGCCATTGGACGCAATCCGGAACTTTGCAAGGGTGTCCAAAAGGGTTTGGCTAAAGGTAGCATTTATGCTCAACTTGCTGCAGCTGGCAATACGAAAACGGCAAAcattaaatgtaattaa
- the LOC120777559 gene encoding uncharacterized protein LOC120777559 isoform X5 — MTDAKGQYQKLPPGWDCKYDQATGNCYYINYFTKAMQLEDPRGRYKQLQNERCSTESIAMQPINGSPYHVYPSNNLQAVRAFQAGPGTNTSLHNMSSSPLLSSRGNLELSPLRMQRGSLTQTPRLGNMSRRSTIQETSFTNPIDTDAVVNKIQNMFPTASEDHIRLLLKKYYNREAVVISALQVEKHPVTMPGPYVTPPAQRHLYHSNTVFHLTPPARRLDKGITARGLNGSVAVGSSSRTASPLPGGRFGSVTSVHGGVGSGGGGGGYMAAAAAAAMPFHQGSPRFEQWRSSPKPHSSPKMKLRYLKTIFPKADEMVLLDILASSDNNVQTASEKLISMGYTKRDFIPPKISHRSDHEAAHAAAAAKRAAEETIIPLQPKIYTAEEKTTIQAHMKEKFPQLAERIILMALESVNYAEDRATQILYIVQEEDELHAKKNAVTAAAVTDAAMQSTSGHDAEVILGAADGMHGQGVGAVADDSAAQQDSTDGASTYKKRQDFKSIIGRITTSGHSAELAKGADESLLLADYVTWNGANPDMPQGNNQKQLAQGPDAGKLNERSYTAIGRNPELCKGVQKGLAKGSIYAQLAAAGNTKTANIKCN, encoded by the exons atgacGGATGCTAAAGGACAATATCAGAAATTGCCGCCCGGCTGGGATTGCAAATACGACCAAGCAACAGGAAATTG TTACTACATCAACTATTTCACAAAGGCAATGCAGTTGGAGGACCCGCGCGGACGCTATAAGCAGCTGCAGAACGAACGCTGCTCCACCGAATCCATAGCGATGCAG CCCATAAACGGCTCACCCTATCACGTGTATCCAAGCAACAATTTGCAGGCAGTACGTGCCTTTCAGGCCGGTCCTGGCACCAACACAAGTTTGCATAACATGTCATCCAGTCCGCTGCTGTCCTCTCGCGGGAATTTG GAATTATCGCCGTTGCGTATGCAACGCGGCTCACTGACGCAGACGCCACGCTTGGGTAATATGTCACGACGTTCGACCATACAGGAGACTTCCTTCACAAATCCCATCGATACGGATGCGGTGGTCAATAAGATACAAAATATGTTTCCCACCGCCAGCGAGGATCACATACGTTTGCTGCTTAAAAA GTATTACAATCGTGAGGCCGTCGTCATTAGCGCCTTACAGGTGGAGAAGCATCCGGTCACCATGCCAGGTCCCTATGTCACGCCGCCGGCCCAACGTCATCTCTACCATAGCAACACCGTGTTTCATTTGACACCACCAGCGCGCCGCCTGGACAAGGGCATAACGGCACGCGGCCTCAATGGCAGTGTTGCAGTCGGCAGCAGCTCACGCACAGCCAGTCCTCTGCCGGGCGGCCGTTTCGGTAGTGTCACAAGCGTGCATGGTGGCGTTGGGagcggtggcggcggcggtggctATATGGCTGCAGCTGCTGCCGCGGCCATGCCGTTTCATCAGGGTTCGCCGCGCTTCGAACAATGGCGCAGTTCACCGAAGCCGCACTCGTCGCCGAAGATGAAATTGAG ATATTTGAAAACCATTTTCCCCAAAGCAGACGAAATGGTACTACTTGACATACTTGCCAGCTCGGACAACAATGTACAAACCGCTTCTGAGAAACTCATCTCGATGGGCTATACGAAGCGGGACTTTATACCACCAAAAATATCACATCGTTCCGATCACGAAGCTGCGCACGCAGCCGCAGCTGCCAAAAGAGCTGCCGAGGAGACAATTATACCCTTGCAACCAAAGATTTACACAGCGGAggaaaaaacaacaa TACAAGCGCATATGAAGGAGAAATTTCCACAGTTAGCTGAACGGATTATACTCATGGCGCTGGAGTCGGTCAACTATGCTGAGGATCGTGCCACACAAATTCTCTATATCGTGCAAGAAGAGGATGAGTTGCATGCTAAGAAAAATGCCGTTACTGCCGCTGCTGTGACCGATGCAGCAATGCAATCGACGAGTGGACATGATGCCGAAGTGATTTTGGGTGCAGCGGATGGTATGCATGGCCAAGGTGTTGGCGCCGTCGCTGATGATAG CGCCGCACAACAAGATTCCACTGATGGCGCAAGTACTTATAAAAAGCGCCAAGATTTTAAATCCATTATAGGGCGTATAACGACAAGTGGACACAGCGCAGAATTGGCTAAAGGCGCAGATGAGAGTTTGCTGCT CGCCGACTATGTAACCTGGAATGGCGCCAATCCCGATATGCCGCAAGGGAACAATCAAAAACAATTGGCACAGGGTCCAGACGCGGGTAAATTAAATGAGCGCAGCTATACAGCCATTGGACGCAATCCGGAACTTTGCAAGGGTGTCCAAAAGGGTTTGGCTAAAGGTAGCATTTATGCTCAACTTGCTGCAGCTGGCAATACGAAAACGGCAAAcattaaatgtaattaa